The following are from one region of the Odontesthes bonariensis isolate fOdoBon6 chromosome 16, fOdoBon6.hap1, whole genome shotgun sequence genome:
- the sec24a gene encoding protein transport protein Sec24A isoform X4 — MSTAGFNSQNGTGTGQAYANGPSQNPVALQQLPGVSYGMTHQPAYNPMQPKATTSPAPGLYPSGPYQPVPPVSSHQPGPQLSSYPSSPGQPLLSRPLMGGPPPHTPPQSSSPSPGPRLPPAQATPPPPPGVSTTSYYPNPQQPMAPAWQYNTATPPMGPATSMSTHPRGPVANHMNQAASLAAPSPSSSAAYSSAPTPHSTTQLSGPGITPTSMHGYHQPGTAPPPMNLMAPQTYQPSRPAYGPPPTGPPPTMKPTPPPTGPPMANATPPPPKTDGAVAGNGPQASNSYNHVDNKMAGLTQPGPPGRHLGHYPSLPPGYQNTSAPHTTPPMHPAMQAATQPYTQAPQPYQQLPGGPGPAQLSPSLAAMSLQSSTPESLRAVNLLQERNLLPPTPVPAPTPCLPQDLQKINCNPEVFRCTLTSIPQTQSLLNKAKMPLGLLLHPFKDLSQLPVVTSSTIVRCRSCRTYINPFVSFLDQRRWKCNLCYRVNDVPEEFMYNPVSRSYGEPHKRPEVQNATIEFIAPSEYMLRPPQPAVYLFVLDVSHNAVETGYLNVFCQSLLDNINALPGDSRTKIGFITFDSTIHFYNLQEGLSQPQMLIVSDIEDIFLPTPDSLLVNLNECKELVQDLLKSLPNLFQKTMETQSALGSALQAAFKLLSPTGGRMSVFQTQLPNLGVGALQSREDPNQRASAKDIQHLSPATDFYKKLALDCSGQQVAVDLFLLSSQYCDLASLGCISRFSAGSVYYYPSYHHQHNPAQVERFQKDLKRYITRKIGFEAVMRIRCTKGMSIHTFHGNFFVRSTDLLSLPNVNPDAGFAVQMSIEENLDDMQVVSFQAALLYTSSKGERRIRVHTLCLPVVNSLSDIFAGADVQAITGLLACMAVDRSVTASLGDARDAMTNAAIDSLTSYRQSVLTIQQPGLLAPACLRLFPLYVLALLKQRAFRTGTSTRLDDRVSAMYQLKYQPLIYSMLMIHPALYRVDDLSDEGALNVNERTIPQPKVLQLSVEKLSREGAFLMDAGIVMYLWIGRNCHPNFLMQVLGVPNYAAVPENLYLLPELDTAESQRTIAFIGWLRDQRPFFPSLHVIRDESQLKPHFMQNMIEDRTESALSYYEFLLHLQQQISK; from the exons CCCCCTCAGTCTTCCAGCCCCAGCCCAGGTCCCAGGCTGCCCCCAGCACAAGctacaccaccaccacctcctggTGTGTCTACTACTAGCTACTACCCAAACCCTCAACAGCCCATGGCTCCAGCATGGCAGTACAACACAGCTACCCCACCAATGGGGCCAGCCACTTCTATGAGCACGCATCCCAGAGGCCCTGTGGCAAATCACATGAATCAAGCAGCAAGCTTGGCTGCACCGTCACCATCGTCATCTGCAGCTTACAGCTCTGCACCAACGCCACACAGCACCACCCAACTCTCAGGCCCCGGAATCACACCCACCTCTATGCATGGATACCATCAGCCAG GTACTGCACCACCACCAATGAATCTCATGGCTCCCCAAACATACCAACCGAGCAGACCTGCCTATGGGCCTCCACCTACAGGACCACCACCAACCATGAAACCCACACCACCTCCCACTGGACCCCCAATGGCAAATGCCACACCTCCACCACCGAAGACAGATG GAGCTGTAGCTGGCAATGGCCCGCAAGCATCAAACAGCTATAATCACGTTGACAACAAAATGG CTGGCCTGACTCAGCCCGGACCACCTGGTCGCCACTTGGGCCATTACCCTTCCCTACCACCTGGATACCAGAACACCTCAGCTCCCCACACAACACCCCCCATGCACCCTGCCATGCAAGCTGCCACGCAGCCTTACACACAAGCACCTCAGCCATACCAGCAG CTGCCCGGTGGCCCAGGGCCAGCCCAGCTGAGCCCATCGTTGGCAGCCATGAGTCTCCAGTCCAGCACCCCGGAGTCTCTGAGGGCAGTCAACCTGTTGCAGGAGAGGAATCTGCTGCCACCAACCCCAGTTCCTGCCCCCACACCCTGCCTCCCACAGGACCTGCAGAAAATCAACTGCAACCCAGA GGTTTTCCGTTGTACACTGACCAGCATCCCTCAGACCCAgtctctgctgaataaagcgaAGATGCCGTTGGGCCTGCTGCTACACCCTTTCAAAGACCTCTCG CAACTTCCTGTGGTGACATCTAGTACCATTGTCAGGTGTCGGTCCTGCAGAACTTACATCAACCCCTTTGTCTCTTTCCTGGACCAGAGGAGGTGGAAGTGCAACCTATGTTATCGAGTCAATGATG ttcCAGAAGAGTTCATGTACAATCCAGTCAGCAGATCATATGGAGAACCACACAAAAGACCAGAGGTCCAGAATGCCACTATTGAGTTCATTGCTCCTTCAGAGTACATG TTGAGGCCACCGCAGCCGGCTGTTTATCTCTTTGTTTTGGACGTATCTCACAACGCAGTAGAGACTGGGTACCTGAATGTGTTCTGTCAGTCACTGCTGGACAACATCAATGC GCTTCCTGGAGACTCGCGGACAAAGATAGGCTTCATAACTTTTGACAGCACCATCCACTTCTACAACCTCCAGGAGGGACTCTCCCAGCCGCAGATGCTTATCGTATCTGACATTGAAG ATATTTTTTTACCAACACCAGACAGCCTTCTAGTTAACCTCAACGAATGCAAAGAG cTAGTGCAGGATCTGCTGAAGAGCCTGCCAAATTTATTTCAGAAGACAATGGAGACCCAATCTGCTCTGGGTTCAGCTCTGCAGGCAGCCTTCAAGTTGTTGTCACCCACCGGGGGGCGCATGTCCGTCTTTCAGACCCAGTTACCCAACCTTGGTGTGGGGGCTCTCCAGTCCAGAGAGGACCCCAACCAGCGGGCATCTGCCAAG GACATCCAGCACTTATCCCCGGCGACAGACTTCTACAAAAAGCTGGCCCTGGACTGCTCTGGCCAGCAGGTGGCTGTTGATCTGTTCCTGCTCAGCTCTCAGTACTGTGACCTGGCCTCGCTCG GCTGCATATCCAGGTTCTCAGCAGGAAGCGTTTACTACTATCCCTCCTACCACCACCAGCACAACCCCGCTCAGGTGGAGCGCTTCcagaaggatttgaagagatatATAACAAGAAAGATTGGCTTTGAGGCTGTTATGAGGATACGTTGCACCAAAG GTATGTCCATCCACACGTTCCACGGGAACTTCTTTGTGCGCTCCACAGATCTGTTGTCTCTCCCAAACGTCAACCCGGATGCTGGCTTCGCAGTTCAGATGTCCATCGAGGAAAACCTGGACGACATGCAGGTCGTTTCTTTCCAGGCCGCACTGCTCTACACCTCAAGCAAAG gggagaggaggatccgcgtGCACACTTTGTGTCTTCCTGTCGTCAATTCTCTGTCGGATATCTTTGCGGGCGCTGATGTTCAAGCAATCACTGGACTTTTGGCTTGTATGG CTGTGGACCGCTCGGTGACGGCCAGTTTGGGTGACGCCAGAGATGCGATGACCAACGCTGCCATCGACTCGCTGACGTCTTACCGGCAGTCTGTGTTGACCATCCAGCAGCCAGGCCTGCTTGCTCCGGCCTGCCTCAGACTCTTCCCTCTCTACGTCCTCGCCCTGCTCAAACAg CGAGCCTTCAGGACAGGCACCAGCACCCGGTTGGATGACCGAGTATCTGCCATGTACCAGCTGAAGTACCAGCCGCTGATCTACTCTATGCTGATGATCCACCCCGCTCTGTACCGTGTCGATGATCTGTCAGATGAG GGGGCTCTGAACGTTAATGAGCGGACCATCCCCCAGCCTAAAGTGCTGCAGCTGTCTGTGGAGAAGCTCAGCAGGGAGGGAGCTTTCCTCATGGATGCTGGAATC GTGATGTATCTGTGGATCGGACGTAACTGCCATCCTAACTTCCTCATGCAAGTCCTGGGAGTTCCAAATTACGCTGCCGTGCCTGAAAACTTG TATCTCCTCCCAGAACTGGACACTGCAGAGTCCCAGAGAACCATAGCTTTCATTGGGTGGCTCAGGGATCAGAGGCCGTTCTTCCCCTCCCTGCACGTCATCAG GGACGAGAGCCAGCTGAAACCACATTTTATGCAGAACATGATCGAGGACCGAACAGAGTCGGCCCTGTCGTACTACGagttcctcctccacctccaacaGCAAATCTCCAAATAA